One Mycolicibacterium fallax genomic window, GCGGGGGTTTTCATCGAGTGAGACATTGTGGCGGGGGCTACTCACACAACGCGTCCCAGGTTTCTCTTTCGATGCCGAGCGCCGTCCTGGGTTCTCTCTAACGTCCCTGGGTTCTCACTAACGTCCCTGGTTTCTCACTCGATGACGGCGGTCGCGAGAACGTCTCACTAAGCTCCCTGGTTTCTCACTCGATGAGCGCGGCCGGCAAAAGTTCTCACCAACGTCCCTGAGTTCTCACTCGATGGCGCCTCCGCGCCCCCGACGCCCTCAGTCCCGCCAGGCCGACTGCAGGATGGCGTCGACGGCGGCCAGTCGCGCGGCGCGCACCACCGCCGACAGCGGCCGCATCGCCTCGTCGGCCATCGTGATGCCCGACGAGGACGTGATGGCGATCGGCGTCAGGCCCGCGCCGACGGTGACGATCGCATCGACCTGCGCGGCGCTCTCCAGCACCCGCAGCGCCCGGGCCGGCGCGTGGTCCGGGGCGGTGTGGTCCCCGCCGGCCTCCAGCAGCTGCTCGACCAGGGCGCGCGGATCCTCGATGTCCACCCCGGCGCCGCCGTCGCGCAACGTGGTCAACGCCTGCGCGGCCGTCCGAACCGCCGCGCGCAGCTCGAGTTCGGCGGCGCCGAGCCCGGGCGCCTCCCGCGGCGGTGCGCCGGGCAGCGAGTAGGCCGTCCACACCAGCAGCGGGTCCAGGGTCTCCGGTCCGTCGCCGTCGGCGTCGTCGTCGTACTCGAATTCCGGGACCAGGCCGATCGGGGTGCGCCCCGGCGGGGTGATCAGCAGCGCCTCGCCGACCGCCATCGCGTCGGCAGCGAAGGCGCTGCCCGCGGGCAGACCGCGGGCGTCGCCGGGCACCGGCAGGGTCAGGCCGAGCACCGGCTCGCCGATCCGCGGACCCGCGGCGATGCGCAGCGTCTGCAGCAGCGACATCGCCCCCGCGTCGTCGACGTCGGGCCACGGCAGCCCGGTGGCTTCGGCGGCGGCGGATTCGTAGGCGGTGACCGAATGCCGCGGCGCCCACAGCGACAGCGCGTCGAGCACGTCGTCGGGCGCGGCACGGCCGGCCAGCCAGGCATTGCCCCACAGGGCCAGCGAAGCGCTCGGGCACCACATGCCCGGGAAGTTTAATTCCCCGCGTTGTCGGCGTCGGGATGCACGCTAGGGTTGAAACATGCCCGCCGCAGTGATCTGGCTCATCGGCGCCCTGGTGCTGGCCGGCGCCGAGATGCTCACCGGTGACCTGTTCCTGCTGATGATCGCCGGCGGTGCGCTGGCCGCCGCCGGATCCAGCGCGCTGATCGACTGGCCGATCTGGGCCGACGGGATCGTGTTCCTGGTCGTTTCGGTGCTGCTGCTGGCTCTGGTGCGGCCCTCGCTGCGCCGCAAGATGACGCCGAACGCGGTGCCGGAGACCGGTATTGAGGCACTGTCGGGCCGGCCCGCGCTGGTGCTGGAACAGGTCAGCCGGCACGGCGGCCGGATCAAGCTGGACGGCGAGATCTGGACGGCCCGCCCGCTGGCCGACAACGACACCTTCGAGCCGGGCGCGGAGGTGACCGTGATCACCATCGACGGTGCGACCGCCGTCGTCGGGCTGCATCACTGACGATCGACTATTGGAAAGGAGCCCGTCGTGGACGGTGCGGCTGCTGGATTGATACTGCTGTTGGCCTTGATCGGCCTGGCGGTGATCATCGTGGTCAAATCGGTGGCGCTGATCCCGCAGGCCGAGGCCGCGGTGATCGAGCGGCTCGGCCGCTACAGCCGCACGGTCAGCGGGCAGCTGACCCTGCTGGTGCCGTTCATCGACCGGGTCCGGGCGCGGGTCGACCTGCGTGAGCGGGTGGTGTCCTTCCCGCCGCAGCCGGTGATCACCGAGGACAACCTGACGCTGAACATCGACACCGTGGTGTATTTCCAGGTCACCAACCCGCAGGCCGCGGTGTACGCGATCAGCAACTACATCGTCGGCGTCGAGCAGTTGGCCACCACCACGCTGCGCAACGTCGTCGGCGGCATGACCCTGGAGCAGACGCTGACCTCCCGTGACCAGATCAACGGCCAGCTGCGGGGTGTGCTCGACGAGGCGACCGGCAAGTGGGGCCTGCGGGTGGCGCGGGTGGAGCTGCGCTCGATCGACCCGCCGCCGTCGATCCAGGAGTCGATGGAAAAGCAGATGAAGGCCGACCGCGAGAAGCGCGCGATGATCCTGACCGCCGAGGGCGTGCGGGAAGCCTCGATCAAGCAGGCCGAGGGGCAGAAGCAGTCCCAGATCCTGGCCGCCGAGGGCTCCAAGCAGGCCGCGATCCTGGCCGCCGAGGCCGAGCGGCAGTCCAACATCCTGCGCGCCCAGGGTGAGCGCGCCGCCCAGTACCTCAAGGCCCAGGGTGAGGCGAAGGCCATCGAGAAGACCTTCAAGGCGATCAAGGCCGCCCGGCCCACCCCGGAACTGCTGGCCTACCAGTACCTGCAGACCCTGCCGGAGATGGCCCGCGGCGAGGCCAACAAGGTGTGGGTGGTACCCAGCGACTTCGGCACCGCGCTGCAGGGCATGACCAAGCTGCTCGGCGCCCCCGGCGACGACGGGGTCTACCGCTACACCCCGTCGCCGGCCGATCCGGCCGACACCGCCCCGGACAACGACGCCGACGTCGCCGACTGGTTCCAGACCCAGACCGATCCGGCGCTGGCGCAGGCCGTCGCCCGCGCCGAGGCCGAGGCGCGGACGCCCTCGCCGGTGCTCGGTGGGCCCGCCCCGCAGGCGGTGACCGGCCCGCCGCCGAACTTCCCGCCGCCGCCCGGCTACCCGCAGCAGCGGAGGGACTGACCCGATGTCCGCGCTGAACTCCAACCGCAGCTACGCCGCGCTGGCGGCGTTCCACGCCGCCGACGCGGTGGCCTGCGCGATCCCCGCCCCGCAGATCACCGCGGCGCTCGATGCGGTGAACTGCCCGCAGCAGGTGCGGCCGGTGCTGCCGGTGGTCAAGGCCGCCGCGGCGATCGGGCTGCTGGCGGTCTACAAGCTGCCCGCGCTGGCCCGGCTGACCACCTTCATGCTGACCATCTACTTCACCCTGGCGGTCGGTGCCCACCTGAAGGCCAAGGACTACAGCCCCGGGTTGGCCGCGTCGTCGTCGTTTTTGGCGCTGTGCGCGACGATGACGGCGATGGGCCCGCAGCGGGAGAACTGACGACCGGCTCCGGGCCCGGGCCTACGCGGCGGCCTCCCGGGCCAGCCGCTCCAGCTGCTCGCGGTGGTGCCGCCGGTGCACCCGGGCCTCGTAGACCAGCCCGGCCACCCCGATGCTGGCGGTGCACACCGACACCAGGATCAGCAGCGGATTGATGTTCCCGGTCATCGCGTCGCCGAGGATCACCACCGCGGCGGTGCCCGGGGCCAGCCCGACGACGGTGGCCAGCGTGTAGGGCAGCAGCCGAACCGAGGAGGCGCCCGCGGCGTAGTTGATCACCGAGAACGGCACCGCCGGGATCATCCGCAGCGACAGCACGGCCGGCCAGCCGCGACGGCTCAGGTGCGCGTCGATGGCCTCGACCCGTGGGTGCAGCCGGCCCAGCTGCCAGCCGAACGCGCGGACCAGCAGCACCGCGATGACGGCGCTGATCGTCGAGGCCGTCACCGCGATCCCGACGCCCAGCGCGGGCCCGAACAGCAGCCCGGCGGCCAGGGTGAACGCGGTGCGCGGAAACGGCACCACGGTGGCCAGCGCGTGCGCGGCCAGAAATGCCAGCGGAAACCACGGGCCGGCGGCGGTGGCCCAGTCGCGCATCTGCACGGCACTGGGCATCGGCACGGCCAGCGCGAGCACCACCAGCGCGACCAGGGTGGCCGAGGTGAGCACCACCCGTCGTCCGGGGAGCTGACGCACGACGGCACCGGCGGTGACCGGCAACGTCCGCAACACGGCGGTGAAGCGCCGCACACCGACATCGGACCAGGCCACGGGATCCAAGCCTACGGGCTGCCGCGGAACACGCGACGGCGTCGGTGACCAGACTCACTGTGTTACTCGCCGGTAGCCAGCGGTCGGGTCAAAACCGCAGCTGAGCATCATTTAGCCTGAAGGGAACGCGATTTTCACAGGAGCTGCCAGTGTCTTCAGGGGTAACCGTCGAGCCCGCCGACCGGGCCGAGTTGGAAAGGGCCCGCGCCGTCTGGCGTTCCGGAGTCGCCAAGGTGCTGGCCAAGACGACCCGCAAGGAACCCGCCGAGCTCGGTGCCGAGCCGGATCGGCTGCTGGACACGCCGACCTACGAGGGTGTCACCGTCCGCCCGCTCTACACCGCGCTCGACGAGCTGCCCGAGGCCCCGCTGCCGGGCAGCTGGCCGTTCACCCGCGGCGGCGACGCCGGCCGTGACGTGCTGGCCGGCTGGAAGGTCGCCGACGTCTACCCGGCCCCGGGCCAGCCGGTGGGGGAGGCCAACGCCACCCTGCTGGCCGAGCTGGGCCTGGGCGTCAGCGCCCTGGTGCTGCGCGTCGGTGACGACGGGGTGGCCGCCGACGACCTGGACCGGCTGCTGGAGGGCGTCTTCATCGAGCTGGCGCCGATCCGGCTGGAACCCGGGCAGGGCTTCGGCGCGCACTACGGCGCCGCCGCCGAGGCGCTGACCCAGCTGGCCGCCGACGTCACCGCCGAGCACCGCGCCGGTCTGTCGATCGACCTGGGCGCCGACCCGCTGACCGCCGCGCTGACCGCCGCGCCGTCGCCGTGCCTCGACGAGGTCGTCGCGGTGGCCGGGCAGGCCGGCCCCGGCATCCGGGCGATCACCGTCGACGGGGCCGCCCTGCACGACCTGGGCGCCGACGCCGCGCTGGAGCTGGCCGGGGCGATCGCCGCGGCGGTGGACTACCTGCGGGCGCTGACCGCCGCCGGGCTGAGCGCCGGTGAGGCGCTGGGGCAGCTCGGTTTCCGGATCGCGGTGGCCGACGACCAGTTCGTCGGCATCGCCAAGCTGCGCGCGCTGCGCCGGCTGTGGGCCCGGGTCGCCGAGGTGCTCGGCGCCCCGGAGGCCGGTGCCACCCGGGTGCACGCCGTCGGATCGCTGGCCATGATGAGCCAGCGCGACCCGTGGGTGAACATGCTGCGCGGCACGCTGGCCGGCTTCGGTGCCGGCCTCGGCGGCGCCGACACCGTGCAGTTGCGCAACTTCGACGTCGCCATCCCCGGCGGGGTGCCCGGCGTCGCGCCCGGCTTCGCCCGCCGGATCGCCCGCAACACCCAGCTGCTGCTGCTGGAGGAGTCGCACCTGGGCCGGGTGCTGGATCCGGGGGCGGGCTCCTGGTACCTGGAGGACCTGACCGAGTCGCTGGCCGACGCCGCCTGGGCGCAGTTCCAGGCCATCGAGGCTCGCGGCGGGTTCGGCGCGGCAACCGATTTCGTGGCCGAGCAGATCGCCGCGGTGGCCGAGCGCCGCGCGGCCGACATCGCGCACCGGCGCACCGCGCTCACCGGGGTCAACGAATTCCCCAACCTCGACGAGGATCCGCTGCCGCGTACCGGCGAGCCGGCCGGGGTGCTGCGCTACGCGGCCGGATTCGAGGCGCTGCGCAACCGCTCGGATGCGGTCCTGGCCGCATCCGGCGCCCGGCCGAAGGTGCTGCTGCTGCCGCTGGGTCCGCTGGCCGAGCACAACGTGCGCACCACGTTCGCGGCCAACCTGTTGGCCTCCGGCGGCATCGAGGCGATCAACCCCGGCACCCTGGCCGCCGCCGGCATCGCCGATGCCGTTGCGGCGGCCCGGGATTCCGGGTTCGGCGGTGACATCGCGGTGATCTGCGGCACCGACGCCCGGTACGCCGGCGAGGCCGCCGCGGTGGTTCAGGCCGCGCGCGCGGCCGGCCTGGCGCGGGTGCTGCTGGCCGGACCGGAAGGCGCCGTCGCCGAGTCGACCACCCGGCCCGACGGCTATCTGACGATGAAAATCGATGCGGTCGAAGTACTTTCGGCCATGCTGACCCGATTGGGGGCGTGATGACCGCCGGCAGGACCACCGAGATCGCCAGCTTCGCCGAGGTGCCGCGCCGCGGCGCGGACGGCCCGCCGGCCGCGCCGGGAGCCGACCAGGTCAGTGCGCTGGTCGACGCGGCGGCCGCCGCGCACGGCTACACCGCCGAGCAGCTGAGTTTCCACACCCCCGAGGGCATCGAGGTGCGGCCGATCTACACCCGGGCCGACCGGGACGCGGTGGCCGCCGCCGGCTACCCGGTGGACACCTTCCCGGGGGAGCCGCCGTTCATCCGCGGGCCGTACTCGACGATGTACGTCAACCAGCCGTGGACCATCCGGCAGTACGCCGGCTTCTCCACCGCCGCGGAATCCAATGCGTTCTACCGGCGCAACCTGGCCGCCGGCCAGAAGGGCCTGTCGGTGGCGTTTGACCTGGCCACCCACCGCGGCTACGACTCCGATCACCCGCGGGTGACCGGCGACGTCGGGATGGCCGGGGTGGCCATCGACTCGATCCTGGACATGCGCCAGCTGTTCGACGGGATCGACCTCGGCTCGGTCAGCGTGTCGATGACGATGAACGGTGCGGTGCTGCCGATCCTGGCGCTGTATGTGGTGGCCGCCGAGGAGCAGGGCGTGCCGCCGGAGAAGCTGGCCGGAACCATCCAGAACGACATCCTCAAAGAGTTCATGGTCCGCAACACCTACATCTATCCGCCGGAACCGTCGATGCGGATCATCGCCGACATCTTCGCCTACACCAGCGCGAAAATGCCGAAGTTCAACTCGATCTCGATCTCCGGCTACCACATCCAGGAGGCCGGTGCGACCGCCGACCTGGAGCTGGCCTACACGCTGGCCGACGGGGTGGAGTACATCAAGGCCGGGCTGAACGCCGGGCTGGACATCGACAAGTTCGCGCCGCGGCTGTCCTTCTTCTGGGGCATCGGGATGAACTTCTTCATGGAGGTCGCCAAGCTGCGTGCGGGCCGGCTGCTGTGGAGCGAGCTGGTCGCCCAGTTCGACCCGAGCAACGCCAAATCGCTGTCGCTGCGCACCCATTCGCAGACCTCGGGCTGGTCGCTGACCGCCCAGGACGTGTTCAACAACGTCGCCCGCACCTGCGTGGAGGCGATGGCCGCCACCCAGGGGCACACCCAGTCGCTGCACACCAACGCCCTCGACGAGGCGCTGGCGCTGCCCACCGACTTCTCCGCGCGGATCGCCCGCAACACCCAGCTGCTGCTGCAGCAGGAGTCCGGCACCACCCGGCCGATCGACCCG contains:
- a CDS encoding SPFH domain-containing protein — encoded protein: MDGAAAGLILLLALIGLAVIIVVKSVALIPQAEAAVIERLGRYSRTVSGQLTLLVPFIDRVRARVDLRERVVSFPPQPVITEDNLTLNIDTVVYFQVTNPQAAVYAISNYIVGVEQLATTTLRNVVGGMTLEQTLTSRDQINGQLRGVLDEATGKWGLRVARVELRSIDPPPSIQESMEKQMKADREKRAMILTAEGVREASIKQAEGQKQSQILAAEGSKQAAILAAEAERQSNILRAQGERAAQYLKAQGEAKAIEKTFKAIKAARPTPELLAYQYLQTLPEMARGEANKVWVVPSDFGTALQGMTKLLGAPGDDGVYRYTPSPADPADTAPDNDADVADWFQTQTDPALAQAVARAEAEARTPSPVLGGPAPQAVTGPPPNFPPPPGYPQQRRD
- a CDS encoding TVP38/TMEM64 family protein, with product MAWSDVGVRRFTAVLRTLPVTAGAVVRQLPGRRVVLTSATLVALVVLALAVPMPSAVQMRDWATAAGPWFPLAFLAAHALATVVPFPRTAFTLAAGLLFGPALGVGIAVTASTISAVIAVLLVRAFGWQLGRLHPRVEAIDAHLSRRGWPAVLSLRMIPAVPFSVINYAAGASSVRLLPYTLATVVGLAPGTAAVVILGDAMTGNINPLLILVSVCTASIGVAGLVYEARVHRRHHREQLERLAREAAA
- the scpA gene encoding methylmalonyl-CoA mutase → MTAGRTTEIASFAEVPRRGADGPPAAPGADQVSALVDAAAAAHGYTAEQLSFHTPEGIEVRPIYTRADRDAVAAAGYPVDTFPGEPPFIRGPYSTMYVNQPWTIRQYAGFSTAAESNAFYRRNLAAGQKGLSVAFDLATHRGYDSDHPRVTGDVGMAGVAIDSILDMRQLFDGIDLGSVSVSMTMNGAVLPILALYVVAAEEQGVPPEKLAGTIQNDILKEFMVRNTYIYPPEPSMRIIADIFAYTSAKMPKFNSISISGYHIQEAGATADLELAYTLADGVEYIKAGLNAGLDIDKFAPRLSFFWGIGMNFFMEVAKLRAGRLLWSELVAQFDPSNAKSLSLRTHSQTSGWSLTAQDVFNNVARTCVEAMAATQGHTQSLHTNALDEALALPTDFSARIARNTQLLLQQESGTTRPIDPWGGSYYVEWLTAQLVERARAHITEVAEHGGMAEAIALGIPKLRIEEAAARTQARIDSGAQTLIGVNKYQLTEEEQIEVLRVDNSKVRGEQLAKLAKLRAERDEDATQAALAELTRAAAATGPAGEDGLANNLMALAINAARAHATGGEISDALEKVYGRYQAEIRTISGVYRDEAGREGNDTKMTTVTELVEAFADADGRRPRILVAKMGQDGHDRGQKVIATAFADLGFDVDVGPLFATPDEVARQASDNDVHIVGVSSLAAGHLTLVPALRDALAEVGRPDIMIVVGGVIPPGDFDALYRDGATAIFPPGTVIADAAGDLLRKLADQLGYDLA
- a CDS encoding NfeD family protein, with amino-acid sequence MPAAVIWLIGALVLAGAEMLTGDLFLLMIAGGALAAAGSSALIDWPIWADGIVFLVVSVLLLALVRPSLRRKMTPNAVPETGIEALSGRPALVLEQVSRHGGRIKLDGEIWTARPLADNDTFEPGAEVTVITIDGATAVVGLHH
- a CDS encoding DoxX family protein; amino-acid sequence: MSALNSNRSYAALAAFHAADAVACAIPAPQITAALDAVNCPQQVRPVLPVVKAAAAIGLLAVYKLPALARLTTFMLTIYFTLAVGAHLKAKDYSPGLAASSSFLALCATMTAMGPQREN
- the mutA gene encoding methylmalonyl-CoA mutase small subunit, which encodes MSSGVTVEPADRAELERARAVWRSGVAKVLAKTTRKEPAELGAEPDRLLDTPTYEGVTVRPLYTALDELPEAPLPGSWPFTRGGDAGRDVLAGWKVADVYPAPGQPVGEANATLLAELGLGVSALVLRVGDDGVAADDLDRLLEGVFIELAPIRLEPGQGFGAHYGAAAEALTQLAADVTAEHRAGLSIDLGADPLTAALTAAPSPCLDEVVAVAGQAGPGIRAITVDGAALHDLGADAALELAGAIAAAVDYLRALTAAGLSAGEALGQLGFRIAVADDQFVGIAKLRALRRLWARVAEVLGAPEAGATRVHAVGSLAMMSQRDPWVNMLRGTLAGFGAGLGGADTVQLRNFDVAIPGGVPGVAPGFARRIARNTQLLLLEESHLGRVLDPGAGSWYLEDLTESLADAAWAQFQAIEARGGFGAATDFVAEQIAAVAERRAADIAHRRTALTGVNEFPNLDEDPLPRTGEPAGVLRYAAGFEALRNRSDAVLAASGARPKVLLLPLGPLAEHNVRTTFAANLLASGGIEAINPGTLAAAGIADAVAAARDSGFGGDIAVICGTDARYAGEAAAVVQAARAAGLARVLLAGPEGAVAESTTRPDGYLTMKIDAVEVLSAMLTRLGA